In the Natrinema amylolyticum genome, one interval contains:
- a CDS encoding MutS-related protein produces the protein MDLESIPGVGEKTARALSELDDPERALRTGDVAAIATAPGISQGRAARIARGAIRLEHDDPGGFLATDRAREVYREVLSLLEARTVTDYAAQRLETIYPSPRRSRIEEVQAFAGDALEREPDPAVLDALEGVEPLREPGDVRVRERCLATTDAERYSEAREAIPELSVEVVEDAQGLAELARGYSTVIALDESFAGVTLEGDVQVRPDALENPAEVVPERPLAFFARNRDRLQAAIEVHRTAGLEAPCDLEALEDGLSRLTEDGTVAGDAELDRLTTAIDDLDAAAGAAESVANDHLREAIREQDVTIEGSDLLSLVERGAGVDSLLSRELADEYARAVAAARDHLVDALDLEQGESEIARRAFSDEPAFPVERDEDVVSRLREELTAAKERRAGRLKRELAADLAGQREGARRLVRDALELDVELAIARFADDFTCAMPAFVEPADIEDGTDEAVGFAIEGGRSPLLDEPLERIDPVDYEVSGVALLSGVNSGGKTSTLDLVASVVILAHMGLPVPADGVRLRRFEDLHYHAKTQGTLDAGAFESTVREFADLAQGGEGSLVLVDELESITEPGASAKIIAGILEALSENGATAVFVSHLADEIREMAEFDVTVDGIEAVGLVDGELEVNRSPVKDHLARSTPELIVEKLADEARAEEIAANGGAPDGGEGDPEPVFYDRLLEKFE, from the coding sequence ATGGACCTCGAGTCGATTCCGGGCGTCGGCGAGAAGACGGCCCGAGCGCTGTCCGAACTCGACGATCCCGAGCGCGCGCTGCGGACGGGCGACGTGGCGGCGATCGCGACCGCGCCGGGGATCTCTCAGGGTCGGGCCGCCCGCATCGCGCGCGGCGCGATCCGGCTCGAGCACGACGATCCCGGCGGGTTTCTGGCGACCGACCGGGCCCGCGAGGTCTACCGCGAGGTCCTCTCGCTGCTCGAGGCGCGGACGGTCACCGACTACGCCGCCCAGCGACTCGAGACGATCTATCCGAGTCCCCGTCGCTCGCGCATCGAGGAAGTGCAGGCGTTCGCGGGCGACGCCCTCGAGCGCGAGCCCGACCCCGCGGTGCTCGACGCGCTCGAGGGGGTCGAACCGCTCCGGGAGCCGGGCGACGTGCGGGTCCGAGAGCGCTGTCTGGCGACGACCGACGCCGAACGCTACTCCGAGGCCCGCGAGGCGATCCCGGAGCTCTCCGTCGAGGTCGTCGAGGACGCACAGGGGCTGGCCGAACTCGCGCGGGGGTACTCGACGGTGATCGCCCTCGACGAGTCCTTCGCGGGCGTCACCCTCGAGGGGGACGTCCAGGTCCGACCCGACGCCCTCGAGAACCCTGCTGAGGTGGTCCCCGAGCGGCCGCTCGCCTTCTTCGCGCGCAATCGGGATCGCCTGCAGGCGGCGATCGAGGTCCATCGCACCGCCGGCCTCGAGGCCCCCTGCGACCTCGAAGCGCTCGAGGACGGCCTCTCGCGGTTGACCGAGGACGGGACGGTCGCGGGCGACGCGGAACTCGATCGACTGACGACGGCGATCGACGACCTCGACGCGGCGGCGGGTGCGGCCGAGAGCGTCGCCAACGACCACCTCCGGGAGGCGATCCGCGAGCAGGACGTGACGATCGAGGGCTCGGACCTGCTGTCGCTGGTCGAGCGCGGGGCCGGCGTCGACTCGCTGCTGTCCCGCGAACTCGCGGACGAGTACGCGCGAGCGGTCGCGGCGGCCCGCGATCACCTCGTCGACGCGCTCGATCTCGAGCAGGGCGAGAGCGAGATCGCGCGCCGCGCGTTCAGCGACGAGCCGGCGTTTCCGGTCGAGCGCGACGAGGACGTCGTCAGCCGCCTGCGAGAGGAGCTGACGGCGGCCAAGGAACGGCGCGCCGGCAGACTGAAACGCGAACTCGCGGCCGATCTCGCTGGCCAGCGCGAGGGGGCTCGCCGGCTCGTTCGGGACGCCCTCGAACTGGACGTCGAACTCGCGATCGCCAGGTTCGCTGACGACTTCACGTGTGCGATGCCGGCCTTCGTCGAACCGGCCGATATCGAGGACGGAACCGACGAGGCCGTCGGCTTCGCGATCGAGGGCGGCCGTTCGCCCCTGCTCGACGAACCGCTTGAGCGAATCGATCCCGTCGACTACGAGGTCTCGGGGGTGGCCCTGCTCTCCGGGGTCAACAGCGGCGGGAAGACGTCCACGCTGGATCTGGTCGCGAGCGTGGTGATTCTGGCACACATGGGACTCCCGGTCCCCGCTGACGGCGTTCGCCTGCGTCGGTTCGAGGACCTCCACTACCACGCCAAGACCCAGGGGACCCTGGACGCGGGCGCGTTCGAGTCCACCGTTCGGGAGTTCGCCGACCTCGCGCAGGGCGGCGAAGGATCGCTGGTGCTGGTCGACGAACTCGAGAGCATCACCGAACCCGGCGCGTCGGCGAAGATCATCGCCGGCATTCTCGAGGCGCTCTCCGAGAACGGCGCGACGGCGGTGTTCGTCTCGCATCTGGCCGACGAGATCCGCGAGATGGCCGAATTCGACGTGACCGTCGACGGGATCGAAGCCGTCGGGCTGGTCGACGGCGAACTCGAGGTGAACCGCTCGCCGGTCAAAGACCACCTGGCGCGGTCGACGCCGGAACTGATCGTCGAGAAGCTGGCCGACGAGGCTCGAGCGGAGGAGATAGCGGCCAACGGCGGCGCTCCCGACGGCGGCGAGGGCGACCCGGAGCCGGTCTTCTACGACCGGCTGCTCGAGAAGTTCGAGTAG
- a CDS encoding SagB/ThcOx family dehydrogenase produces MPTGAIDYHERTKHSPKSVREGGHGLDFDNKPRPYKEYTDLPARPLAERIRPPRQPALSAIAESTPDGDSRRARRPDLETVTTLCYYTAGITKEIDRRGRSLLFRAAATTGALYHVDLYVVCGDLEGGTDERSGSSAASDLAAGVYHFDPRTLSLDVLREGGYRGVLASASGDAGVADAPLSIVATSTWWRNAWKYGDRTFRHAFWDSGTHLANLLAVAHALDYRAEVVTGFADRPVADLLGVEPEREAPLEIVPIGAGDTVPESGSDPADFESIDPETEPLSPNERQFPLIYEAWRAGTLESGAAADSWRAGRPSGTIGTREPGDGERIALEPVDAETASSRPLHRTIRRRGSCREYERESVSFRKLSTVLDRAVRGVPMDVRRESAETRAGGERAERSEDDPSLSFVDPYLIVNGVEGLESGTYHYHPAAGDLERLRTGEYRSEAGHLALDQRLAADAAVCVYFLTDLAELVDAFGDRGYRAAQLEASLTAGRLYLGTYAHRALGGTGLTFYDDVVADFFAPRAGGQTPLFLYTLGRPA; encoded by the coding sequence ATGCCGACCGGAGCGATCGACTATCACGAACGGACGAAACACTCGCCCAAAAGCGTCCGCGAGGGCGGTCACGGGCTGGATTTCGACAACAAACCGCGGCCGTACAAGGAGTACACCGACCTGCCCGCGCGGCCGCTCGCCGAGCGGATTCGACCGCCCCGACAGCCGGCGCTGTCGGCGATCGCCGAGTCGACGCCCGACGGCGACTCGAGGCGAGCGAGGCGGCCCGACCTCGAGACCGTCACGACCCTGTGTTACTACACGGCGGGCATCACGAAAGAGATCGACAGACGCGGTCGCAGCCTGCTGTTCCGCGCCGCGGCGACCACCGGCGCGCTCTACCACGTCGATCTGTACGTCGTCTGCGGCGACCTCGAGGGCGGCACCGACGAGCGCAGCGGCTCGAGCGCTGCATCCGACCTCGCGGCCGGCGTCTACCACTTCGATCCGCGGACGCTGTCGCTGGACGTCCTCCGCGAGGGAGGCTATCGCGGCGTGCTCGCGAGCGCCAGCGGCGACGCGGGCGTCGCCGACGCACCGCTGTCGATCGTCGCGACCTCGACGTGGTGGCGAAACGCCTGGAAGTACGGCGATCGGACGTTCCGGCACGCCTTCTGGGACTCCGGGACGCACCTCGCGAACCTGCTGGCGGTGGCCCACGCGCTCGACTACCGCGCCGAAGTCGTCACCGGCTTCGCGGACCGGCCGGTCGCCGACCTGCTCGGCGTCGAGCCCGAGCGCGAAGCGCCCCTCGAGATCGTCCCGATCGGCGCGGGCGACACCGTTCCCGAGTCCGGCTCCGATCCCGCCGATTTCGAATCGATCGATCCCGAGACGGAACCCCTCTCGCCGAACGAGCGGCAGTTTCCGCTGATCTACGAGGCCTGGCGCGCCGGCACCCTCGAGAGCGGTGCCGCGGCGGACTCCTGGCGAGCCGGACGGCCGTCGGGGACGATCGGCACTCGAGAACCCGGCGACGGCGAGCGGATCGCGCTCGAGCCGGTCGACGCCGAGACGGCCTCGAGTCGGCCGCTCCATCGGACGATCCGTCGCCGCGGCTCCTGCCGCGAGTACGAGCGCGAGTCCGTCAGTTTCCGGAAGCTGTCGACCGTGCTCGATCGGGCCGTTCGGGGCGTTCCGATGGACGTTCGACGCGAGTCCGCGGAGACGCGAGCGGGAGGGGAAAGGGCGGAGCGGAGCGAGGACGATCCGTCGCTCTCGTTCGTCGACCCCTATCTGATCGTTAACGGCGTTGAGGGCCTCGAGTCCGGCACCTATCACTATCACCCGGCCGCGGGCGACCTCGAGCGACTCCGGACAGGCGAGTACCGCAGCGAGGCGGGCCACCTCGCGCTGGACCAGCGGCTGGCCGCCGACGCCGCGGTCTGCGTGTATTTCCTGACCGACCTCGCGGAACTCGTCGACGCGTTCGGCGATCGCGGCTACCGCGCGGCACAGCTCGAGGCGTCGCTGACGGCCGGCCGGCTGTATCTGGGAACCTACGCGCATCGGGCGCTCGGCGGAACCGGACTGACGTTCTACGACGACGTCGTCGCGGACTTCTTCGCGCCGCGAGCCGGGGGACAGACGCCGCTGTTCCTGTACACGCTGGGACGGCCGGCCTGA
- a CDS encoding DUF368 domain-containing protein — MEYDRTDVAVDRLELLRAYGYGLCMGAADALPGVSGGTVALLLGFYGRLIAAVTAFTPRRAVAILRGYRPERRTRAREAVFELDLQFLLPLGVGVITSVVLIADIVSSLAESQPVAIFGFFTGLIAASAVTLGRSLEFDSPTRIGAAVVGATLALLVAADIVQLPGSGPIVIVIAGAIAVSAMILPGVSGSLLLILFGQYVFLSNELSAFVRAIGDLVGDGSLAAVIDPGTTVALFVVGGVVGLVTIARVVRTALARNRGLTLVFLVSLIAGSVPAPLHNIGETHAWTTETIAMTAAWAALGAIALFALEYLVGGFDPE; from the coding sequence ATGGAGTATGACCGAACCGACGTCGCGGTCGATCGCCTCGAACTGCTGCGGGCCTACGGCTACGGGCTCTGCATGGGCGCGGCCGACGCCCTCCCCGGGGTCTCCGGCGGGACCGTCGCGCTCCTCCTAGGCTTCTACGGGCGTCTGATCGCCGCGGTCACCGCGTTCACGCCGCGTCGGGCCGTCGCAATCCTCAGGGGTTACCGCCCCGAGCGGCGGACGCGCGCCCGAGAGGCGGTCTTCGAGTTGGACCTGCAGTTCCTGCTCCCGCTGGGCGTCGGCGTGATTACCTCGGTCGTCCTGATCGCCGACATCGTCTCGTCGCTCGCGGAGTCCCAACCGGTCGCGATCTTCGGGTTCTTCACCGGACTGATCGCCGCCTCGGCGGTGACGCTCGGCCGGAGCCTCGAGTTCGACTCGCCGACCCGTATCGGTGCCGCGGTCGTGGGGGCGACGCTCGCATTACTGGTCGCCGCCGATATCGTGCAACTCCCCGGCAGCGGCCCGATCGTCATCGTCATCGCCGGTGCGATCGCTGTCAGCGCGATGATCCTGCCGGGGGTCTCCGGCTCGCTGCTCCTGATCCTGTTCGGCCAGTACGTCTTCCTCTCCAACGAGCTGAGCGCGTTCGTCCGCGCGATCGGCGATCTGGTCGGCGACGGCTCGCTCGCGGCCGTGATCGACCCGGGGACGACCGTCGCCCTGTTCGTCGTCGGCGGGGTCGTCGGCCTCGTCACGATCGCCCGCGTCGTCCGCACCGCGCTGGCCCGCAACCGCGGGCTGACGCTCGTCTTCCTGGTGAGCCTCATCGCCGGTTCGGTCCCCGCTCCCCTGCACAACATCGGCGAAACGCACGCCTGGACGACGGAGACGATCGCGATGACGGCCGCGTGGGCCGCGCTCGGGGCGATCGCCCTGTTCGCGCTCGAGTACCTCGTCGGCGGGTTCGATCCGGAATGA
- a CDS encoding aldo/keto reductase — MNYRRLGSTGRDVSEVGLGTWNIGGDWGDVDDETGRDVVRAAIDADIDFVDTADVYGDGRSERHIGHVLDERDAHDDVFVATKAGRRLDPHEADRYDYDHLSSFVDRSRENLREETLDLLQLHCPPTEAYYQPSTFEALERLKDEGEIAHAGVSVERVEEALKAVEYDVVETVQIIFNPFRQRPTESFFERARTEDVGVIVRVPYASGLLTGALEREQSFPEDDHRNFNREGEAFDVGETFAGVPYETGHDAVEALEPHVPEGLSLAELTLRWILDHEAVSTVIPGTTSPDHVRSNAAASELDPLSNRVHGAVRDVYEEYVFDHVHHRW; from the coding sequence GTGAACTATCGACGACTCGGTTCGACCGGACGGGACGTCTCCGAGGTCGGCCTCGGAACCTGGAATATCGGCGGCGACTGGGGGGATGTCGACGACGAGACCGGCCGCGACGTCGTCCGCGCCGCCATCGACGCGGATATCGACTTCGTCGACACCGCGGACGTGTACGGCGACGGCCGCAGCGAGCGCCACATCGGTCACGTCCTCGACGAGCGCGACGCCCACGACGACGTGTTCGTCGCGACGAAAGCGGGACGGCGGCTCGACCCGCACGAGGCCGACCGCTACGACTACGACCACCTCTCTTCGTTCGTCGACCGGAGTCGGGAAAACCTCCGCGAGGAGACGCTCGACCTCCTCCAGTTGCACTGTCCGCCGACCGAGGCCTATTACCAGCCGTCGACGTTCGAGGCGCTCGAGCGACTGAAAGACGAGGGCGAGATCGCCCACGCGGGCGTCAGCGTCGAGCGAGTCGAAGAAGCGCTCAAGGCTGTCGAGTACGACGTCGTCGAGACCGTCCAGATCATCTTCAACCCGTTCCGCCAGCGCCCGACAGAATCGTTCTTCGAGCGCGCTCGAACGGAAGACGTCGGCGTGATCGTCCGCGTGCCGTACGCGTCGGGCCTGCTGACGGGCGCGCTCGAGCGCGAGCAGTCGTTCCCCGAGGACGACCACCGGAACTTCAACCGCGAGGGCGAGGCCTTCGACGTCGGCGAGACGTTCGCCGGCGTCCCCTACGAGACGGGCCACGACGCCGTCGAGGCGCTCGAGCCCCACGTCCCCGAGGGGCTGTCGCTGGCGGAGCTGACGCTCCGGTGGATCCTCGATCACGAGGCGGTCTCGACGGTCATTCCGGGGACGACCTCGCCGGACCACGTCCGGAGCAACGCGGCAGCCTCGGAGCTGGACCCCCTCTCGAATCGGGTTCACGGCGCCGTCCGGGACGTCTACGAGGAGTACGTGTTCGACCACGTCCACCATCGCTGGTAG
- a CDS encoding DUF5789 family protein, with protein MSHIDEDADEIRSLGVGEINQLFGDATFPMTTDEVLAEYADVEITYPRESDSLRTILETSGHETYETRDELELAILNGVGRNAVGRPRYSDRGDSPNDTDDHMRPRQSF; from the coding sequence ATGAGCCACATCGACGAGGACGCAGACGAGATCAGGTCGCTGGGAGTCGGTGAGATCAACCAGCTGTTCGGCGACGCGACGTTCCCGATGACGACCGACGAGGTGCTCGCGGAGTACGCCGACGTCGAGATCACCTACCCTCGAGAGTCGGATTCGCTGCGGACGATCCTCGAGACGTCCGGCCACGAGACCTACGAAACGAGAGACGAACTCGAACTGGCGATCCTGAACGGCGTCGGGCGAAACGCCGTGGGCCGACCGCGGTACAGCGACCGCGGCGACAGTCCGAACGACACCGACGACCACATGCGACCGCGACAGTCGTTCTGA
- a CDS encoding ferritin-like domain-containing protein, producing MSTTTTTPHDALATELERLYYVERELCDELQTLAADVSVDVLDDGRATDCREQLRETIDDHCDETQRHCERIERAFDALGEEPTTRRVPEFDGLLADKEKFNNVVLNDELRPLYYLETALKLEALECTVYETAMALANSLEGEDGEGVVDALRPNYDDERAMRTELESLSDGDAVEMLLAATPVGEASRGSLDRR from the coding sequence ATGAGCACGACAACGACGACACCCCACGACGCACTCGCGACCGAACTGGAACGCCTCTACTACGTCGAGCGGGAGCTCTGCGACGAACTCCAGACGCTGGCTGCCGACGTCTCGGTCGACGTGTTAGACGACGGCCGAGCGACCGACTGTCGGGAGCAGCTTCGCGAGACCATCGACGACCACTGCGACGAGACCCAGCGACACTGCGAGCGCATCGAGCGGGCCTTCGACGCGCTCGGCGAGGAGCCCACGACCCGGCGGGTCCCCGAGTTCGACGGCCTGCTCGCCGACAAGGAGAAATTCAATAACGTCGTCCTGAACGACGAACTCCGGCCGCTGTACTACCTCGAGACCGCCCTGAAACTCGAGGCGCTCGAGTGTACGGTCTACGAGACGGCGATGGCGCTCGCGAACTCGCTGGAGGGCGAGGACGGCGAGGGCGTCGTCGACGCGCTGCGCCCGAACTACGACGACGAACGGGCGATGCGAACGGAACTCGAGTCGCTGTCCGACGGCGACGCCGTCGAGATGCTGCTCGCGGCGACCCCGGTCGGCGAGGCCAGTCGGGGCTCACTCGATCGACGATGA
- a CDS encoding ferritin-like domain-containing protein has protein sequence MNIETLEDLFGSQLQRAYYVERTHVELLAEMAADAANDDLADRFATHRDETERHVERLEDVFEALGRQPRASRSRTADGLAESRRTRTTDGESPPEYVDLEIGLAAERLEIRTYEGLVTLAGRLAYAADIVEPLEETLEEERTTLQRLEDLETEISIVDSLETGRA, from the coding sequence ATGAATATCGAAACGCTCGAGGACCTGTTCGGTTCCCAGTTACAGCGCGCCTACTACGTCGAACGCACCCACGTCGAACTGCTCGCGGAGATGGCGGCCGACGCCGCGAACGACGACCTCGCGGACCGGTTCGCGACCCACCGCGACGAAACCGAACGACATGTCGAGCGCCTCGAGGACGTCTTCGAGGCGCTCGGTCGGCAGCCGCGCGCGAGTCGCTCGCGGACGGCCGACGGCCTCGCCGAGTCGCGACGGACCCGCACGACCGACGGCGAGTCGCCGCCGGAGTACGTCGACCTCGAGATCGGCCTCGCGGCGGAGCGCCTCGAGATCCGGACCTACGAGGGACTGGTCACGCTCGCGGGTCGACTCGCTTACGCGGCCGATATCGTCGAACCGCTCGAGGAGACGCTCGAGGAAGAGCGGACGACGCTCCAGCGACTCGAGGACCTCGAGACCGAGATCTCGATCGTCGACTCGCTGGAAACGGGGCGCGCGTAG
- a CDS encoding glutamate-cysteine ligase family protein, translating to MKTSIEVEYWVVDSDGALTEPGPLADVSDRTEREFVEPLFELKTPPCESVAELRTALVDELEAVLSTAAELDKRLVPLGTPINGGAIDRRPGERGRIQKAVIGENFDYAKHCAGTHIHVEKRNVTDQLNALIALDPALALVNSSPYYRGERVANGARAHCYRKQSYEAYPKHGQLWRYVENVGEWHRRLEHRYEEFEAAAVEAGVDPVAVEEHFSPDDVVWTPIRLRDSMPTVEWRSPDAALPSQLLRLTDEIETVMERLHHTDVRIDAEDGRGAGDERAESDGSGVGLGHGGSSGPTARPGHVTSEGIALPAFETVRDLAESAISDGLASAAVAGYLERMGFTVSDYHPISTRIDGRQYVTNADARDLRLEYASRLEEDVETLSEADG from the coding sequence ATGAAAACGAGCATCGAAGTCGAGTACTGGGTCGTCGACAGCGACGGGGCCCTCACCGAGCCGGGTCCGCTCGCGGACGTTTCGGATCGAACCGAGCGGGAGTTCGTCGAGCCGCTGTTCGAGCTGAAAACGCCGCCCTGCGAGTCGGTCGCGGAACTCCGGACCGCGCTCGTTGACGAGCTCGAGGCGGTCCTCTCGACGGCGGCGGAGCTGGACAAGCGCCTCGTCCCGCTGGGGACGCCGATCAACGGCGGCGCGATCGACCGCCGCCCCGGAGAACGGGGTCGTATCCAGAAGGCAGTCATCGGCGAGAACTTCGACTACGCGAAACACTGCGCCGGGACGCATATCCACGTCGAGAAGCGAAACGTCACGGACCAGCTCAACGCCCTCATCGCCCTCGATCCGGCGCTCGCGCTGGTCAACTCGTCGCCGTACTATCGGGGCGAGCGAGTCGCCAACGGAGCCCGCGCTCACTGCTACCGAAAGCAGAGCTACGAGGCGTACCCGAAACACGGCCAGCTCTGGCGCTACGTCGAGAACGTCGGCGAGTGGCACCGGCGGCTCGAGCACCGCTACGAGGAGTTCGAGGCGGCGGCCGTCGAGGCCGGCGTCGACCCGGTGGCGGTCGAGGAGCACTTCTCGCCGGACGACGTGGTCTGGACGCCGATCCGACTACGCGATTCGATGCCGACCGTCGAGTGGCGCTCGCCCGACGCCGCCCTCCCGAGCCAGTTGCTCCGGCTGACCGACGAGATCGAGACGGTGATGGAACGGCTCCACCACACCGACGTGCGGATTGACGCCGAGGACGGCCGCGGGGCCGGCGACGAGCGCGCGGAGAGCGACGGCAGCGGAGTCGGCCTCGGTCACGGCGGCAGCAGTGGGCCGACCGCTCGCCCCGGTCACGTCACGAGCGAGGGGATCGCCCTCCCCGCGTTCGAGACCGTCCGTGACCTCGCCGAATCGGCGATCAGCGACGGCCTCGCGTCGGCGGCCGTCGCGGGCTACCTCGAGCGGATGGGGTTCACCGTCAGCGACTACCACCCGATCTCGACGCGGATCGACGGCCGCCAGTACGTGACGAACGCCGACGCTCGCGACCTGCGACTCGAGTACGCGAGTCGGCTCGAAGAAGACGTCGAGACGCTGAGCGAGGCCGACGGTTAG
- a CDS encoding DUF6789 family protein translates to MAVSDRLRSITETEGHTSDVDEHSREEHLADAVARGIQGGFVATLIMTAFRLPLLRSLPPSANFWSQYVADGDPDDHPLAGLVLHLVYGVSSGAIFGGLFSLYTAGRSIEPEQRGLVWGSIYGMILSAFGAQVMLGKLLDIRLDADELALFHAGHLVYGLSLGAWVGSRTEGVEDPEREYEYDNGN, encoded by the coding sequence ATGGCTGTATCAGATCGATTGCGTTCCATCACCGAAACCGAGGGGCATACTAGCGACGTCGACGAACACTCCCGCGAGGAACACCTCGCCGACGCGGTGGCCCGCGGGATTCAGGGCGGGTTCGTCGCGACGCTGATCATGACCGCCTTCCGACTGCCGCTCCTGCGATCGCTGCCGCCGTCGGCGAACTTCTGGTCGCAGTACGTCGCCGACGGCGATCCCGACGACCACCCCTTGGCCGGCCTCGTCCTGCACCTGGTCTACGGCGTCAGTTCGGGCGCGATCTTCGGCGGGCTGTTCTCCCTGTACACCGCCGGCCGGTCCATCGAGCCGGAACAGCGCGGGCTCGTCTGGGGATCGATCTACGGGATGATCCTGTCGGCCTTCGGCGCACAGGTCATGCTGGGGAAACTGCTCGATATCCGCCTCGACGCGGACGAACTCGCGCTCTTTCACGCCGGCCACCTCGTCTACGGTCTCTCGCTTGGAGCCTGGGTCGGCTCTCGGACCGAGGGCGTCGAGGATCCGGAGCGGGAGTACGAGTACGATAACGGCAACTAA
- a CDS encoding Gfo/Idh/MocA family protein, whose translation MDFGVLSTAGIAQKAFLPGIEASDHAVTAIASRDEADARAVAAEYGIGETYGDYGDLIANADVDALYIPLPNALHAEWTKRAADAGLDVLCEKPLAVDAAEARDVVDHCAAQGVTLMEAFMYQYHPRTERAFALARDELEDVRSVTATFKYRLDRTKDIRLSPELAGGSLMDVGCYAVSVVRQVLGEPERVYATAADTRDAGVDTELTGLLEYADGVTGRVSSSFDTETVQRYRIEATNGWVEVQDAFDIPEGELSLEYRIDGRHGVETFDPVDQFRLEIDHFADCVAADRTPRTDGDEAIANMRVLDALLESDERGRPVDLDS comes from the coding sequence ATGGATTTCGGTGTCCTCAGTACGGCGGGTATCGCACAGAAGGCGTTCCTCCCGGGAATCGAAGCCAGCGACCACGCTGTGACGGCAATCGCGTCCCGTGACGAAGCCGACGCGCGCGCCGTCGCGGCCGAGTACGGGATCGGAGAGACCTACGGCGACTACGGCGACCTCATCGCGAACGCCGACGTCGACGCCCTCTATATCCCGCTGCCGAACGCCCTGCACGCGGAGTGGACGAAACGTGCGGCCGACGCCGGGCTCGACGTCCTCTGTGAGAAGCCGCTGGCGGTCGACGCGGCGGAAGCGCGCGACGTCGTCGACCACTGCGCGGCGCAGGGCGTGACCCTGATGGAAGCGTTCATGTACCAGTACCACCCCCGAACCGAGCGCGCGTTCGCCCTGGCGCGCGACGAACTCGAGGACGTGCGCTCGGTGACGGCGACGTTCAAGTACCGGCTCGACCGGACGAAAGACATTCGCCTCTCGCCCGAGCTGGCGGGCGGGAGCCTGATGGACGTCGGCTGCTACGCCGTCTCCGTGGTCCGTCAGGTCCTCGGCGAGCCGGAGCGGGTGTACGCGACCGCGGCCGACACCCGCGACGCCGGCGTCGATACGGAGCTGACCGGACTCCTCGAGTACGCGGACGGGGTGACCGGCCGAGTCTCGTCGAGTTTCGATACGGAGACCGTCCAGCGCTACCGCATCGAGGCGACCAACGGCTGGGTCGAGGTCCAGGACGCGTTCGACATCCCCGAAGGGGAACTGTCGCTCGAGTACCGGATCGACGGCCGTCACGGCGTCGAGACGTTCGATCCGGTCGACCAGTTCCGCCTCGAGATCGATCACTTCGCCGACTGCGTCGCCGCCGACCGGACCCCGCGGACGGACGGCGACGAAGCGATTGCGAACATGCGAGTCCTCGATGCCCTCTTGGAAAGCGACGAGCGGGGCCGTCCCGTCGACCTCGATAGCTGA
- the larE gene encoding ATP-dependent sacrificial sulfur transferase LarE, with the protein MTTVEPKLEAAREDLAARDGVVIAFSGGVDSSAVAAIAHDALGEDAVACTAKSETLPEAELEDAKRVASEIGIRHEIVSFSELESEAFVENDDDRCYHCRTMRLGEMLETARELGVGTVCDGTNADDPGAGHRPGLQAVEELDVHSPLLAHDISKDEVREIADRYDLSVADKPSMACLSSRIPTGLDVTEDRLTRIERAEALLRQWGFDQFRVRDHDGLARIEVAPDELERALDREFVETVRAELSELGFDHVTLDLHGYRTGSVSPETDDDESVVGAGSSSGD; encoded by the coding sequence ATGACAACGGTCGAGCCGAAACTCGAGGCCGCCCGCGAGGATCTCGCGGCTCGCGACGGGGTCGTCATCGCCTTCTCCGGCGGCGTCGACTCGAGCGCCGTGGCCGCGATCGCCCACGACGCGCTCGGCGAGGACGCGGTCGCCTGCACCGCAAAGAGCGAGACGCTCCCCGAGGCCGAACTCGAGGACGCCAAGCGGGTCGCGAGCGAGATCGGCATCCGCCACGAGATCGTCTCCTTCTCCGAACTCGAGAGCGAGGCCTTCGTCGAGAACGACGACGACCGCTGCTATCACTGTCGGACGATGCGCCTCGGCGAGATGCTCGAGACCGCCCGCGAACTCGGCGTGGGGACGGTCTGTGACGGGACGAACGCGGACGATCCGGGCGCGGGCCACCGACCCGGGCTGCAGGCGGTCGAGGAACTGGACGTTCACTCGCCGCTGTTGGCGCACGATATTTCGAAGGACGAGGTCCGCGAAATCGCCGACCGCTACGACCTCTCGGTCGCCGACAAACCCTCGATGGCCTGTCTCTCCTCCCGGATCCCCACCGGGCTGGACGTCACCGAAGACCGGCTCACGCGAATCGAGCGGGCCGAAGCGCTCCTGCGACAGTGGGGGTTCGACCAGTTCCGCGTCCGCGACCACGACGGCCTCGCCCGCATCGAGGTCGCGCCCGACGAACTCGAGCGAGCGCTTGACCGCGAATTCGTCGAGACGGTCCGGGCGGAACTCTCCGAGCTCGGCTTCGACCACGTCACGCTCGATCTCCACGGCTACCGGACCGGAAGCGTCAGTCCCGAGACCGACGACGACGAGTCCGTCGTCGGGGCGGGATCCTCGAGCGGGGACTAG